In Lacerta agilis isolate rLacAgi1 chromosome 8, rLacAgi1.pri, whole genome shotgun sequence, one genomic interval encodes:
- the EVA1B gene encoding protein eva-1 homolog B yields the protein METHKREMELLSNSIAAYAHIRDHPESFGLYFVLGVCFGLVLTLCLLVIHISWQPQAIPRKPRKSLRDFSEDEDEEDDDDEEEEDTIDQAASEPPLAMTELPLEAHSTPDGTLTVNVFASAEELERAQRLEERERILREIWRNGQPDILGTGTGTIGRVHYY from the exons ATGGAGACCCACAAGAGGGAGATGGAGCTGTTGAGCAACAGCATAGCAGCCTATGCACACATCAGAG ATCACCCTGAGAGCTTTGGCCTTTATTTCGTGCTGGGGGTCTGCTTTGGCCTTGTCTTGACCCTGTGCCTGTTGGTCATCCATATCTCATGGCAGCCTCAGGCCATCCCCCGCAAGCCCCGAAAAAGCCTACGTGACTTCAGTGAAGATGAGGACGAGGAGGATGATGAcgatgaggaggaagaagacaccATTGACCAAGCGGCTTCTGAGCCCCCCTTGGCTATGACGGAGCTGCCGCTGGAGGCCCACTCCACCCCTGATGGGACCCTCACCGTCAACGTCTTTGCCTCAGCAGAAGAGCTGGAGCGCGCCCAGCGGCTGGAGGAGCGGGAGCGCATCCTCCGGGAGATCTGGCGCAACGGGCAGCCTGACATCCTGGGCACAGGCACTGGCACTATTGGCAGAGTCCACTACTACTGA